The DNA region ACCAACATTTCTTGGCAGGCAGTAAGAGATCATCAGTGGAAAGATGTTTAGTAAAAAATGTGCCAGTGATATATGCAGTAAGTGAATAGCAAGTTCATATATAAGGGAATTtattaaaagcagaaaataatagAAAGCCAGATAAATCGAAAGACCATCAAGTCTGACCTTCTTCAAGTTACCAAACTGCAGTTCTTGATGTAATAATGCAGGGGAAGGGGCAGTGTCCACAGTGAGAAAATATTCCTGTTTTACCTGAAATACAGTGATCAGCTGAAATCCCAGGATCAGCCCTTCCCCAGAGTCTAGGTACCTCACCAGTCCCACCAGTGTCATCTTCCTCCTAAAGCTCATTCCTAGTTGATTCATATTAATTTGAAGAGAACCTTCTCAACTCACTGAATCATTTTTTAAGACATGCAAGCctgagatattatttatttaatttatttttttaacacttttatataccgacattcatgatacagatcatatcatatcggtttacagggaacaaaggtATTATAACATTAACCTTGACTAGAAGGAGCATAAAAAGGAGCATATTATAAGACGCCAGCTCTCCTAAAGTCTGATGCCTCAGCTCCAAACAGATACCAACGTAGGTTTTGGATCTCATAGTTCCTGTATGGTTAATTACTCTTAAAAATGCGACAAAAGCATTGAGTCACAGGACTGAAGTCAGAAATAGTGTCATTCACATGAGTAAGATCACAGTGGGTGGTACCTAACAGGACTGATGTCACATAGACTATCTTACAAGTGTGATCACATATGAGGCTGTACTCACAAGACAGAGATAAAGTTGTGTTCTAACAATGTCTTCTATTAGATGCATAAGAAAACAATGAAACATTCCTTCCAACCAGGTGTGCTCCAGCTGTTCTGTGTTTTAAATCATACAAGGCTCCATAATCTCAGGAGTTTTGACCCAGTGCAGTACAAAGCACAGAAGGGCTGAGGCACACCTAATGGGAAGAAAGGTGTTAATGGTCTCCATACATGCATAGAAGTGATGTCCCATGAGGCTGGATCTCATAATAGTAATGTCATGCTGGGCTGTTTCTCACAGCACTGAAGTCATGTTGAGCTGTATTTTATACTGCTGATATGCTGGGATGAATCTCATAGTGTGATGTCACATGGGGCAGTAGCTCACCATAGTGAAGTCATGTTAGGCTGTATGTCACGGGATTGATGTCATGTTGGACAGTATGTCATAGCTGAGATGTCACATGAGGCTATATCTTACAGCGTTGATATCACATCGGGCTATATACACTGTGGTGATGTCACAGTGCTGAAAGACTGGCAGTATTGATGCTATAATGGATTGAGTAGAGGACTGAGAATTCTAATGGGAGGGATTGTACTGATCCCAGAGAATGAGATTCAACCCTCAGCAGGGTTCTTATCAAGATTAATGGATCATGAAGGAAAGATCTATCTCGGACTGGAAGAGTTTGTAAATCTGTGAATCTCTTCCGGGTCAGCTCTCTGAGAGTTTTGCAGAGTCAACACTGGAGGACTCtggttttttgctgtttttctctggctcctttgcactttcagctcagtcagGACTAGGATTGAGTCTTCATTCCCAACTATGCAAGGaatatttttccctttgttataaggtctcccttcctccccagtgAGCTTAGTCAGGTCATTGAGCTGACAATCCTGGACCTATGACCATGTACTGAGgctcttccagaaccctgcaatcatgagtGGCAGATCCAGCCACTGGGTGTCACCCTCAAATGATGATCACAACTCTCTCCCCCCAGGAGGCTGTGCAAGATTATTCTGCCACATCTACAACCCCGACTGAGCTGGGAAATAAAAAGCCCATCCCAAAGATCAAACCAGAGAATTTACTTTTGTGTTTTAAAGGGTGAATCATCTTGAACCCTACTAGAAACATAAATATGCTACATATGATAACCTTCTTCTCTCCAGAAGCTATTTCCCCAAGACTTTCCTCACTGCGTTTTTTACCTCCTGGTTCCTCAGACTGTAAATGATGGGATTCAGCATGGGGGTGACAGCTGTGTAGAGCATAGACAAGATTTTACCCTGCTCCTGGGAGTAAGTTGAAGTGGGTCTCATGTACATAaagaacagagaaaaataataaatggagACCACAGTGAGgtgagaggagcaggtggagaaggctttaTGCTTCCCCTCTGCAGAGCGGATCCTCAGAATGGCTGAGATGATGTAGGTATAAGATGTAAGAATCACAAGGAAGGCAGGTACTGCCATCAATGCAGTTGCAACAAACACTAAGCTTTGTGTAGTGGCCGTGTCAGTACAGGAAAGCTTTAGCAGTGGCATgaggtcacagaagaaatgatcAACCACATTAGAGGCACAGAATGAAAGGCGGGTGACAGAAACTGTGATTGTCTCAGGTGGTAGAAAGCCGATGATCCAGGAagcagcagccagcaggacacaGACTCTGTGATTCATAATGAGGGAATAGTGCAAGGGGTCACAGACTGCAGCATAGCGGTCATAAGCCATGGCAGCAAGGAGGAGATCTTCAGTGCCAGCAAAGCCTATGAAGAAATAGAGCTGCACCATGCACCCAGCATAGGAAATGGTCTTATCCCCTGAGAGGAAGATCATCAGCAGTTTTGGGGTGATGGTGCATGTGCAGCAGATGTCCGTGAGAGAGaggttactgaggaagaagtacatgggggtgtgcaggcggGGGTCAGCACAGGTCACTGTGATAATCACAAGGTTCCCCAGCAGGGTGATCAGGTAGATGAGCAGGAAGACCAGGAAGAGGGGAACCTGCAGCTGGGGATTATCAGAAAGCCCCAGAATAATAAATTCTGTCACCATCGTTATATTTTCTAGATCCATTGGGACAATCacactgttatttattttatttatgaacttcTGAACATTTCTGTCCCTGTTGGTATGATAAGCTGGCTTCAAGCAGTGAAGACCATAACTCAcacaataaacataaaacatggaCATACAATAAGCATACAAAATAAACAAGATCACTtataataaaaccaaaatataaaACCTATTATAACAAGTTAACAGTCATCAAAAACACTCTACCCAAATGTCTGTTGAAATAAAGACATTTTAACACTTTTCTTGAAGGCAAGGTAATCCCCTTCCAATCACTAATCTAGCAAAAGAGAGTTCTACAGAATCGATCCTGCCACTAAAAACAGTTCTGGAGCTGCAATAAGAAATTGTAAATGACAAATATATTAACTGCAGATGTCATTGAGTTTTACAGATGCTGCAATGTGGCCAGCAGTGGAAGTCGCTGATCTGCACCTCATCAGGTGTCACTTACAACTCATGGGCAATGTGGTGGACGTTCATTGCACTGAAGGAGATTTACAGCCAAGGGTTTTCTGTTAGCAAACGATCTCATCCTATTCTGTGTCTGAAAGAAAAGAAGTTTTAAAATTAGGTCTACAAGTCAGTGACAAGtcagggattagagctgaggcaaaGAGTGATAAAATTATTTTCCCAATGTTGAGATTGTGGATCCTTGGATCGGGACGAGGGCTGGTAGTTCCACTGAGGGAAGGCCCCCTAATGGTTATCGtcaccagctggagcttcacctataccagccctcgtccacttcaggttgagcccttgggtgctggggccagcaggtcttaggtgcgggtctcctcAACGAGGACTGGAGCGGCGGCAGGCAAAGACAGTCAGGAGTCCAGGTCATGGCTGGCAGCAGAGGTGCAGAATGAGAGTCCAATCCAAAAATCTGGGGCAGGCGGCATTCGGGCAAGACCAGGAACCAAGCCAAgtgtcaagacaggcagcagacgagcAAAGATGAGGAGACAAGcagaagtcagaaccaggagatcaagccgaggagggaagcacaggaactggagaatgAGGAGAGGAACGGAGTCGGGAACATGGTACAGGCTggaatgcagggaacaggaaacaCCAGAAAAGGACTCAGGAACCacggacaggaacaggaacaagaagagGACCTGGAGCAGAATCAGAGGACAGGAGCCTGAAGACATCAGgatcagcaactagcactccgaggactggggactgaggcagggtttaaacACTCCCTCAGTCCTGACGTCATCCACCGGGGCTGGGTCGAAATTTCCCACTCCGGCCTTTTTAAGAGGTGGGATCTTCCACCCGTGCACGCTTAGGGGGAGCCCCGCTGGGAGGAGAACAGCAGTGTTCAGAGCCGCATGGGAGGAG from Rhinatrema bivittatum unplaced genomic scaffold, aRhiBiv1.1, whole genome shotgun sequence includes:
- the LOC115081341 gene encoding olfactory receptor 5B12-like — its product is MDLENITMVTEFIILGLSDNPQLQVPLFLVFLLIYLITLLGNLVIITVTCADPRLHTPMYFFLSNLSLTDICCTCTITPKLLMIFLSGDKTISYAGCMVQLYFFIGFAGTEDLLLAAMAYDRYAAVCDPLHYSLIMNHRVCVLLAAASWIIGFLPPETITVSVTRLSFCASNVVDHFFCDLMPLLKLSCTDTATTQSLVFVATALMAVPAFLVILTSYTYIISAILRIRSAEGKHKAFSTCSSHLTVVSIYYFSLFFMYMRPTSTYSQEQGKILSMLYTAVTPMLNPIIYSLRNQEVKNAVRKVLGK